The following coding sequences are from one Methanococcoides orientis window:
- a CDS encoding CehA/McbA family metallohydrolase, protein MRIDLHVHSCFSKDSNADIDSILEFAKKNGLDGVAICDHDTREGGLACARRARELGSDIIVIPGIEVTSSKGHILVLDPDGDIESGMTPEKTIERARELGGVVIIPHPFKITSHGIGYVEGLDADAVEVLNSRCVTGGANNKAKRVTKELGFPQVGGSDSHEAKMVGCSYTEVDASDRNVESVLHAIREGNVTFGGRRTPASYVVKQMMVGKIKKAKLALGIRTG, encoded by the coding sequence ATGCGTATTGATCTTCATGTCCACTCCTGTTTTTCAAAAGATAGCAATGCTGATATAGATTCTATTCTTGAATTTGCAAAAAAAAATGGTCTTGACGGTGTTGCAATATGTGATCATGATACCCGGGAGGGAGGTCTTGCCTGTGCCAGAAGAGCAAGAGAGTTAGGTTCTGATATCATCGTTATCCCTGGCATTGAGGTCACCTCTTCTAAAGGACACATTCTCGTGCTTGATCCTGATGGGGACATCGAATCAGGTATGACTCCTGAGAAGACCATCGAACGTGCAAGAGAGCTTGGAGGAGTTGTGATAATACCTCATCCTTTTAAGATAACATCTCATGGCATCGGGTATGTTGAAGGTCTTGATGCTGATGCTGTGGAGGTCCTTAATTCCAGGTGTGTGACCGGTGGGGCCAATAACAAGGCAAAAAGGGTTACAAAAGAGCTTGGTTTCCCGCAGGTGGGGGGAAGTGATTCACACGAAGCGAAGATGGTTGGTTGTTCCTATACTGAGGTAGATGCTTCGGACAGGAATGTAGAATCCGTACTTCATGCCATACGTGAAGGCAATGTCACTTTCGGAGGTCGCAGAACTCCTGCTTCCTATGTTGTCAAACAAATGATGGTTGGTAAAATAAAAAAAGCGAAGCTTGCCTTAGGAATTCGAACCGGATAA
- a CDS encoding UDP-N-acetylglucosamine--N-acetylmuramyl-(pentapeptide) pyrophosphoryl-undecaprenol N-acetylglucosamine transferase, whose translation MKIMLFVCGEGLGHTSRCIPLAQQMQASGHEVIIGAYGYSRELIEKKGLKTIEIPPEIQLVGNAGSLDIKRSVIATIKSDQLLGIMRVSSQLKEFKPQVVVSDSYYTATLAAMFKKIPVHLIINQSNMEEFFYNKGKFMKVIGRITKRFYNAIFRKVDGIIIPDYPMPDTICRLNLDIEDEMEDAVFYSGPLVGKKYEEVTEADLARPHILSTVGGFGYREPIFRKVIETARMDTTISYTLLSGPSINPDDFNDLPENVTILRFIEDQFPYIKSSDLVIAPGGHSTMMEALSFGIPMLSFPDIEHNEQENNATALEEDGCGRKLDYSISPEQLLEYIQEITYKGKLIEKSRELHDLSNELDGPSAITKMLESKYTK comes from the coding sequence ATGAAGATAATGCTCTTTGTTTGCGGTGAAGGTCTTGGCCATACCAGCCGCTGCATTCCACTTGCTCAACAAATGCAGGCATCGGGCCACGAAGTAATAATTGGTGCCTATGGATATTCCAGGGAACTTATTGAAAAGAAAGGACTGAAAACAATAGAGATTCCCCCCGAAATTCAGCTTGTGGGCAATGCCGGGAGCCTGGACATTAAAAGATCGGTCATTGCCACCATCAAAAGTGATCAATTGCTCGGGATCATGAGGGTCAGCAGCCAACTGAAAGAATTCAAACCACAGGTAGTTGTGTCAGACAGTTATTACACTGCAACCCTTGCTGCTATGTTCAAAAAGATCCCTGTACACCTCATAATAAACCAGTCCAACATGGAGGAATTCTTCTACAATAAGGGAAAGTTCATGAAAGTCATTGGCAGGATTACAAAGAGATTCTATAATGCGATATTCAGGAAGGTTGACGGCATCATCATCCCGGATTATCCCATGCCGGATACCATCTGTCGCCTGAACCTTGATATTGAAGATGAAATGGAAGACGCTGTGTTCTACAGCGGACCCCTCGTCGGGAAAAAGTATGAAGAAGTGACCGAAGCAGACCTTGCCAGGCCGCATATACTTTCCACAGTTGGTGGTTTCGGATATCGTGAACCTATATTTCGAAAGGTTATCGAAACAGCAAGAATGGATACTACGATCAGTTATACCCTCCTGTCCGGTCCAAGTATCAATCCCGATGACTTCAATGACCTGCCAGAGAACGTGACCATACTCAGGTTCATTGAAGACCAGTTCCCATACATAAAAAGTTCCGACCTTGTAATTGCACCCGGGGGCCACAGTACGATGATGGAAGCACTTTCATTTGGTATCCCCATGCTATCATTCCCGGACATCGAACACAACGAGCAGGAGAATAACGCCACTGCACTGGAAGAGGATGGCTGTGGAAGAAAGCTGGACTATTCCATATCTCCCGAACAGCTCCTTGAATACATACAAGAGATCACATATAAAGGAAAGTTAATTGAAAAAAGCAGGGAACTACATGACCTCTCCAATGAACTTGACGGACCATCTGCCATCACAAAAATGCTGGAATCGAAGTACACGAAATGA
- the proB gene encoding glutamate 5-kinase, protein MINRQQILGDAKKIVIKLGTTSISKEDGSLNTEFMEKVAAQVSELHNAGKQVILVSSGSIGIGIEILNLNCRPKEIPVRQAAAAVGQGVLMQHWMEAFHKHDLNVAQILLTYDSFTNRLTYLNLRNSISTLLSYGVIPIINENDPICVHEIEATLGDNDKLSAMVASKTEADLLILLTDIDGLFNKNPKRHDDAVLLNTVEEITPTIESYGGSPTSMKGVGGMRTKIAAAKICNMAGCYMVIANSNVNNGISRILAGETIGTLFLANQYVHKNRIRWIILGKASGTIIVDHGAKDALTNSMSLLPSGVVEVIGSFDRGDIVKLECDGEVFGKGITDYTSEELEAIKGKQTNVIADILGYKNYDHVIKKENIGLLK, encoded by the coding sequence TTGATCAACAGGCAACAGATACTGGGTGATGCTAAGAAAATAGTCATCAAGTTAGGTACAACTTCGATCAGCAAGGAAGATGGAAGCCTTAATACTGAATTTATGGAAAAAGTTGCAGCACAGGTATCTGAGCTGCATAATGCAGGGAAGCAGGTAATACTGGTCAGTTCCGGTTCAATTGGAATTGGCATAGAGATCCTGAACCTGAACTGCCGCCCAAAGGAGATACCCGTGCGCCAGGCAGCTGCAGCTGTCGGGCAGGGTGTATTGATGCAGCACTGGATGGAAGCTTTCCACAAACATGACCTAAACGTGGCACAGATACTCCTGACATACGATTCTTTCACTAACAGATTAACGTACCTGAACCTGAGGAACAGTATTTCCACACTTTTAAGCTACGGCGTTATCCCGATCATCAATGAGAATGATCCGATCTGCGTTCATGAGATCGAAGCAACACTTGGCGATAACGACAAACTTTCAGCAATGGTTGCAAGTAAGACCGAAGCTGACCTGTTGATACTGCTGACCGATATCGACGGCCTGTTCAATAAGAACCCAAAAAGACATGATGATGCAGTACTACTGAATACCGTGGAAGAGATCACACCTACCATCGAAAGCTATGGCGGAAGCCCTACCAGCATGAAAGGTGTTGGAGGCATGCGTACTAAAATAGCAGCTGCAAAGATCTGCAATATGGCCGGCTGCTACATGGTAATTGCCAATAGCAATGTGAATAATGGCATTAGCAGAATACTTGCCGGAGAAACTATCGGAACACTCTTCCTTGCAAACCAGTACGTTCACAAGAACAGGATACGATGGATAATACTTGGGAAAGCATCCGGAACCATCATAGTCGATCATGGAGCAAAAGATGCCCTCACTAACAGTATGAGTCTGCTCCCATCCGGCGTTGTAGAGGTCATTGGCAGCTTTGACAGAGGTGACATCGTAAAACTGGAATGTGATGGAGAAGTATTTGGAAAAGGTATCACAGACTACACATCCGAAGAACTTGAAGCCATCAAAGGAAAACAAACGAATGTGATAGCAGACATCCTCGGATACAAGAACTATGATCACGTGATCAAGAAAGAGAACATAGGACTTCTCAAGTAA
- a CDS encoding glutamate-5-semialdehyde dehydrogenase gives MVTEIEKKVMEAKMASITLASVDTQTKDRALEAMASALDENRDRIIEANSADLEEAGRMKAEGKLSQALVDRLKVSNSKIDGMISGIHDVIKLEDPSGKTMKTLELDTGLDLYQVSCPIGLIGVIFESRPDVVPQIMSLCLKSGNATIFKGGSEALNSNRTIFDILVKAMENIEGIPKGAFQLMETREEVMNLLALDDYIDLLIPRGSNEFVKYIQDNTKISVLGHADGICHVYVDTSADMYKAYDVCFDSKVQYPAVCNAMETLLINKEIAEDFMPEMMKRYDEADVELRFDEESYAIAENLGLKNIKRATDEDWKTEYNELILSVKLVDTIEQAINHINRYGSHHTDAIITEDAAKRKQFIDLVDSSSVMVNASTRFADGFRYGKGAEVGISTNKIHSRGPVGMEGLVIYKYVLLGNGDKVSDYAGDEPKPFTHRVIDKKLSNALNN, from the coding sequence ATGGTTACAGAGATAGAAAAGAAAGTAATGGAAGCAAAAATGGCATCCATTACACTTGCAAGTGTAGACACTCAAACAAAGGACAGAGCTCTTGAAGCCATGGCCAGCGCACTTGACGAAAACCGCGATAGAATAATAGAAGCAAACAGCGCTGACCTCGAAGAAGCCGGGAGAATGAAGGCTGAAGGTAAACTCTCACAGGCACTTGTAGATCGCCTTAAGGTCAGCAATTCGAAGATCGACGGAATGATCAGCGGAATTCACGATGTTATAAAACTTGAAGACCCTTCCGGAAAAACAATGAAAACACTTGAGCTTGATACTGGCCTGGACCTTTATCAGGTGAGTTGCCCTATCGGACTTATAGGAGTTATTTTCGAGTCACGCCCGGATGTTGTTCCGCAGATCATGTCACTTTGCCTCAAAAGTGGAAACGCCACCATATTCAAAGGTGGTAGTGAAGCATTGAACTCTAACCGTACAATATTCGACATACTCGTCAAGGCAATGGAGAACATCGAAGGAATACCAAAAGGTGCATTCCAGCTCATGGAAACAAGAGAAGAGGTCATGAACCTCCTCGCACTTGATGACTATATTGACCTCCTGATCCCACGTGGTTCTAACGAATTCGTGAAATATATACAGGACAATACAAAGATATCGGTACTCGGTCATGCAGATGGGATATGTCACGTCTATGTGGACACAAGTGCTGATATGTACAAAGCATATGATGTATGCTTCGACTCAAAAGTACAGTACCCTGCAGTATGCAACGCCATGGAAACACTGCTCATAAACAAAGAGATCGCGGAGGACTTCATGCCCGAAATGATGAAAAGGTATGATGAAGCAGACGTTGAACTTCGTTTTGATGAGGAGTCATACGCCATTGCAGAAAACCTTGGCCTGAAGAACATCAAAAGGGCAACCGATGAAGACTGGAAAACAGAATACAATGAACTGATCCTTTCAGTAAAACTCGTTGATACCATTGAACAGGCGATAAACCATATCAACCGCTATGGATCACACCACACAGATGCGATCATCACAGAAGATGCAGCAAAGCGAAAGCAGTTCATCGATCTTGTGGATTCATCAAGTGTTATGGTGAATGCATCCACCAGGTTTGCAGATGGGTTCCGCTATGGCAAAGGTGCAGAGGTCGGCATTAGCACTAACAAGATACATTCACGTGGGCCGGTGGGAATGGAAGGACTTGTCATTTACAAATATGTATTGTTGGGTAATGGGGACAAGGTTTCCGATTATGCAGGAGATGAGCCAAAGCCATTTACCCACAGAGTGATCGATAAAAAACTATCTAATGCTTTGAACAACTGA
- a CDS encoding diacylglycerol/polyprenol kinase family protein encodes MRLGPEEVKMLSHIQNSIFFKEFFRKSIHFVSLFIVILYYYFGKSFTLNFLTLVLCCFLVIEYFRVEKELKIPIVWKLYRSKEKDKLSGNIYFLIGSIIAISIFSKEVASAAILMTTFGDSAAALIGISYGKRWIRSLPDRAWEGVISEYLVNLAIGYFFLSNWVVAIIMASAATIVETLTYKLDDNLLIPLFSGIVGQIVLIIYISL; translated from the coding sequence ATGAGACTGGGGCCAGAGGAAGTTAAAATGTTATCACATATCCAAAACTCTATTTTTTTCAAAGAATTTTTCAGAAAAAGCATACACTTTGTATCTTTGTTTATTGTTATTTTATACTATTATTTTGGAAAAAGTTTCACACTTAATTTTTTGACACTGGTCCTTTGCTGTTTCCTGGTTATAGAATATTTCCGAGTAGAAAAAGAATTAAAGATCCCAATTGTCTGGAAACTTTATCGATCAAAGGAAAAAGACAAACTAAGTGGGAACATATATTTTTTGATCGGAAGTATAATCGCCATAAGCATTTTCTCAAAAGAAGTTGCATCTGCAGCAATACTAATGACAACTTTTGGTGATAGTGCAGCAGCCCTGATAGGAATAAGTTACGGTAAGAGGTGGATCAGATCTCTTCCAGACAGGGCATGGGAGGGTGTTATTTCTGAATACCTCGTAAACCTTGCTATTGGATACTTCTTCCTTTCAAATTGGGTAGTAGCCATAATAATGGCTTCAGCAGCCACGATCGTTGAGACCCTGACATACAAATTAGACGATAATCTACTAATTCCATTATTTTCAGGTATTGTTGGACAAATTGTTTTAATAATATATATATCACTATGA
- a CDS encoding lysylphosphatidylglycerol synthase transmembrane domain-containing protein: MIYVNNLRKWLSVSLLISAISIVLVMFYTVDPKTPELIHDIRPEFLLTAAFLHLSSFMFWGLRTKTMCNSLGFRVGLSRSIEIVTSSTFLASVTPSSIGGEPLRIHLLNQDSVPVGNATAVVLGERLLDGILIMMAAPVALHLFRRVISTSGLDMVIMAGEIALILVFIMVIYAVWHPHHTRKALNFMLHRIAGFLGKGNDPRLERIMGKMDMVIEDFHYSMAFFVTKGRRGLLFGSIYTILFWLVEFAMVPVILMGLNQPPSIIISFAAQVLLMILLVIPVTPGSSGVAELGATSLFSVFVPAYMVGIVVVAWRVFTLYMNLIVGGFVSFKILKDADYIRNLMK; encoded by the coding sequence ATGATATATGTGAACAATCTAAGGAAATGGCTGTCAGTTTCGCTTCTCATAAGTGCTATTTCCATTGTTCTTGTTATGTTCTACACAGTAGATCCAAAAACACCGGAACTTATCCATGATATAAGACCGGAGTTCCTTCTGACTGCCGCATTTCTTCACTTGAGTTCCTTCATGTTCTGGGGGTTGCGGACAAAGACAATGTGCAATTCACTAGGTTTCAGGGTGGGTTTGTCAAGGTCTATTGAGATCGTTACTTCAAGCACTTTTCTTGCATCCGTCACTCCATCATCAATTGGCGGAGAACCTTTGAGAATTCATCTGCTCAACCAGGATAGTGTGCCTGTTGGAAATGCCACTGCAGTTGTACTTGGTGAGAGGTTACTTGACGGTATACTGATCATGATGGCAGCTCCAGTTGCTTTGCACCTGTTCCGCAGGGTAATATCAACTTCCGGTCTGGACATGGTAATAATGGCTGGAGAAATAGCTCTGATACTTGTGTTCATAATGGTCATATATGCGGTCTGGCACCCTCATCATACAAGGAAAGCCCTTAACTTCATGCTTCATCGGATCGCAGGATTCCTGGGTAAAGGAAACGACCCCCGTCTAGAAAGGATCATGGGTAAAATGGATATGGTCATCGAGGATTTCCATTACAGCATGGCCTTCTTTGTGACAAAAGGCCGTAGAGGACTGTTATTTGGTAGTATTTATACCATCCTCTTCTGGCTAGTTGAATTTGCCATGGTCCCGGTGATCCTCATGGGATTGAACCAGCCTCCTTCTATCATTATCTCATTTGCTGCACAGGTCCTGCTAATGATCCTTTTGGTCATCCCGGTCACTCCGGGTTCAAGTGGTGTGGCCGAGCTTGGTGCAACTTCCCTGTTCTCGGTGTTCGTTCCCGCCTACATGGTTGGTATAGTTGTCGTTGCATGGCGTGTTTTCACACTTTACATGAATCTCATTGTAGGTGGCTTTGTAAGTTTCAAAATACTCAAGGATGCAGATTATATTCGCAACCTCATGAAATGA
- a CDS encoding AI-2E family transporter — translation MRKERSVKMVLALLCIIILAIVLSYALLPYINAFLGAFILYVIFKPVYCLLTERFKLRKDASALSVMMMSIILVLIPLYFLFVSIVGELEIVISSIATNISYVDITENINYLNEIAPDLDIQEKVVNIASTVGSYTSKYILSALQNISGQIISLTIMFFLLYYLFTSTNTGFDDKLKEFVPFNNRNTEIILKELKNVIQSTLIATLLIALLQGTLIGLTFYAMGIQGATLWGTVTAILSFLPVVGAPLVWIPAAIIQLALKNYVAGIAILVVGIIISNIDNVLRPLIQKKVGAMHPFVSLLGIFVGIYLFGIIGIVVGPLLISTFLLVLKMFNEEYIQE, via the coding sequence ATGAGAAAGGAACGATCTGTAAAGATGGTTTTAGCACTCCTATGTATAATCATACTTGCGATCGTGCTAAGCTACGCACTGCTACCCTACATTAATGCTTTTCTGGGAGCTTTCATCCTTTATGTAATATTCAAACCAGTATATTGCCTTCTTACAGAGCGATTTAAACTACGCAAGGATGCATCTGCACTTTCCGTGATGATGATGTCAATAATACTGGTACTCATACCACTTTATTTCCTGTTCGTTTCTATCGTAGGAGAGCTCGAAATTGTCATCAGCAGCATTGCCACCAACATTAGCTATGTTGACATCACAGAGAACATAAACTACCTGAATGAGATTGCACCTGACCTGGACATCCAGGAAAAAGTGGTGAACATCGCATCCACGGTAGGTTCATACACTAGCAAGTACATCTTATCAGCACTGCAGAACATCAGCGGTCAGATCATCTCCCTCACCATCATGTTCTTTTTACTATACTACCTGTTCACGTCCACTAACACAGGGTTTGATGATAAGCTCAAGGAATTTGTTCCATTCAATAATAGGAACACGGAGATAATCCTAAAAGAGCTCAAGAACGTCATACAGTCCACCCTCATTGCCACACTTCTAATAGCACTCCTCCAGGGAACTCTCATTGGCCTGACCTTCTATGCAATGGGAATACAAGGAGCAACACTCTGGGGAACTGTCACTGCGATACTGTCATTTTTGCCAGTGGTCGGTGCCCCCCTTGTTTGGATCCCTGCAGCCATCATCCAACTTGCATTGAAGAACTATGTTGCAGGTATTGCAATACTTGTAGTAGGCATTATTATCAGCAATATCGATAATGTCCTCAGGCCTTTAATTCAGAAAAAAGTAGGAGCAATGCACCCATTTGTATCCCTGCTGGGAATATTTGTTGGCATCTATCTCTTCGGGATCATAGGTATCGTAGTAGGACCACTATTGATCTCAACATTCCTTTTGGTATTAAAGATGTTCAATGAGGAATATATTCAGGAATAA
- a CDS encoding sensor histidine kinase, translating into MKTSTREHNENKRSKILVVEANDPDVESLALVLSADYDIIRATKGNEALELVEKENPELILLGNNLPDMEGHDICKKIKKKLQNKLLPVIMVTSLLENEERTDIIKDNADEILIEPVDELELTTRVRSILRMHHLHEELVKERDQVQRYIDVAGSIIGVVDRNFRVTLVNQKACDVLGYSKDEVMGKNWFDVFVPEYIRDDIKKGYIGVINGTIEPPVFSEKPIITKNKDEKWILWHDVVLRDDEMNIVGTISSGDDITERKLTEKAMEEANTELKLLDNIKDQFLTNLNYELRTPLISIKGFCELLIEDKLGTVNDSQKNALDAVLRNSERLRHLIDSLLYVSGERNQNIKYNIIPLYPARLIEDIIEDRALYVEKKELTIENHVPKTLPAILGDIEHLERMFTHLLDNAIKFTPSKGKIIFSASTYDDTLEIKIKDTGIGIPKELLPNIFSSFYQVDGSTRRKYGGIGVGLHICKKIVEAHMGEIFVESEEEVGTTFTIILPI; encoded by the coding sequence ATGAAGACAAGTACCAGGGAACATAACGAAAACAAGAGATCAAAGATCCTTGTTGTAGAAGCAAATGATCCTGATGTTGAAAGCTTGGCTCTTGTCCTTTCAGCCGACTACGACATAATAAGGGCTACCAAAGGCAATGAAGCCCTTGAACTAGTAGAAAAAGAAAATCCCGAACTTATACTTCTTGGTAACAACCTGCCCGACATGGAAGGGCATGATATATGCAAGAAAATAAAGAAAAAACTGCAAAACAAGCTATTGCCTGTAATAATGGTTACTTCCCTTCTCGAAAATGAAGAAAGGACAGATATTATTAAGGATAATGCTGATGAAATCCTTATAGAACCTGTTGATGAACTGGAACTTACTACGAGAGTACGTTCAATTCTTCGAATGCACCATCTCCATGAAGAGCTTGTCAAAGAAAGGGACCAGGTACAAAGATATATTGATGTCGCAGGTTCGATCATCGGAGTTGTTGACAGGAACTTCAGAGTTACTCTTGTGAACCAGAAAGCCTGTGATGTTCTTGGTTACTCAAAAGATGAGGTCATGGGAAAGAACTGGTTCGATGTTTTCGTCCCGGAATACATCAGAGATGACATAAAGAAAGGGTATATAGGAGTTATTAATGGTACCATTGAACCTCCGGTATTCTCGGAAAAACCTATCATTACCAAAAATAAAGATGAAAAATGGATACTCTGGCACGACGTAGTACTTCGGGACGATGAAATGAACATCGTGGGAACCATCAGTTCCGGCGATGATATCACAGAGAGAAAGCTTACAGAAAAAGCAATGGAAGAGGCGAACACGGAACTTAAGCTACTCGATAATATAAAGGACCAGTTCCTGACAAATCTTAATTATGAGCTCAGGACGCCACTTATATCCATAAAAGGTTTCTGCGAACTATTAATAGAAGATAAGCTGGGTACGGTAAATGATTCCCAAAAAAATGCACTGGATGCGGTTCTCAGGAATTCAGAGAGGCTTCGACATCTGATCGACTCTCTCCTATACGTAAGTGGAGAACGCAACCAGAACATAAAGTATAATATAATACCACTTTATCCTGCAAGACTTATTGAAGACATAATTGAAGATCGGGCATTATATGTAGAAAAGAAGGAACTGACAATTGAAAATCATGTTCCGAAAACCCTTCCTGCCATCCTGGGAGATATCGAACATCTGGAAAGGATGTTTACTCACCTTCTGGATAATGCAATAAAGTTTACACCTTCTAAAGGAAAGATCATATTTTCTGCCTCAACCTACGATGATACTTTAGAGATAAAGATAAAAGACACAGGTATCGGCATCCCAAAGGAACTTTTACCCAATATATTCAGCAGTTTCTATCAGGTAGATGGATCGACCCGAAGAAAATATGGCGGTATTGGCGTAGGATTGCACATTTGTAAGAAGATCGTTGAAGCACATATGGGAGAGATCTTTGTGGAAAGTGAGGAAGAAGTTGGCACAACATTCACAATTATACTCCCGATTTGA
- a CDS encoding DUF2209 domain-containing protein: MFPIIAVDISGRHRINQGYYMVCAAVAVNVSASHIESVSQIAVKPFLVSSAPDIADVVSIIETTVAEINYPGTIILEHGDLYNQPEWLSQRMFSREFKYQESLSERLAIEFAHHVSLSSRNLLMKELGID; this comes from the coding sequence ATGTTTCCAATAATAGCCGTTGACATATCAGGCCGTCACAGGATAAATCAAGGTTACTACATGGTCTGTGCTGCTGTTGCAGTTAATGTCTCTGCAAGTCATATTGAATCAGTTTCCCAGATCGCCGTAAAACCGTTTCTGGTATCTTCAGCACCAGATATTGCAGATGTTGTCAGTATTATCGAAACAACTGTTGCGGAGATAAATTACCCTGGTACCATTATATTGGAACATGGGGACCTGTACAATCAGCCGGAATGGCTTTCGCAGAGAATGTTCTCGCGTGAGTTCAAATATCAGGAATCTCTAAGCGAAAGGCTGGCAATAGAATTTGCACACCATGTTTCCCTTAGTTCCAGAAATCTTCTTATGAAGGAATTGGGTATCGATTGA
- the hflX gene encoding GTPase HflX, with protein MKRTIVVQRNDPNADTAANERKLAELKELAHAADYVVVGSLVQSRYPDRKYQIGRGKVDELAELVEALEAEKVIFNNQLSTTQIYNISETCKCEVMDRFQLILEIFAARATTRRAKLQVELAKLQYELPKAKAIVSLLKKEERPGFMGLGGYEDSYEQDIKKRIVRIRTELLHSSKGSELLRTFRHERGFSLVALAGYTNAGKSTLFQSLVEEGTIVEDMLFTTLSPTTRSLTINQRKMLLTDTVGFIEDLPHWMVDAFRSTLDEIFLADIILLVVDMSDPVDVIRQKLVVSHDIFWKRTEGAVIVTALNKTDLIPDEDLQKKLEVISYLAPAPVMISARSGEGLGELKQLLYENLPKWEHCMISVPMSEEGMSMVSWLYDEGIVHTIEYGDSILMEIEARDEIIQKVKPFAISY; from the coding sequence ATGAAAAGAACCATTGTTGTCCAACGAAATGATCCGAATGCTGATACTGCTGCAAATGAGCGGAAGCTGGCAGAACTTAAGGAGCTGGCACATGCTGCTGATTATGTGGTCGTTGGTTCATTGGTGCAATCACGCTATCCTGACAGGAAGTATCAGATAGGTCGTGGTAAGGTAGATGAACTCGCAGAGCTTGTAGAGGCTCTTGAAGCTGAGAAAGTAATTTTTAACAACCAGCTATCAACTACACAGATCTATAATATTTCCGAGACCTGCAAATGTGAAGTAATGGACAGGTTCCAGCTTATCCTTGAGATATTTGCTGCAAGGGCTACCACAAGACGTGCAAAACTGCAGGTAGAGCTTGCGAAGTTGCAATATGAGCTTCCCAAGGCGAAGGCCATTGTTTCATTGCTGAAGAAAGAGGAACGTCCGGGTTTTATGGGTCTTGGTGGTTATGAGGATTCTTATGAGCAGGATATTAAGAAAAGGATCGTGAGGATCAGGACTGAACTTCTGCATTCATCCAAAGGGAGCGAGTTACTTCGCACTTTCAGGCATGAAAGGGGATTTTCCCTTGTAGCTCTGGCAGGTTATACGAATGCGGGCAAAAGCACCCTTTTCCAGTCACTTGTGGAGGAAGGGACAATAGTTGAGGATATGCTCTTTACGACACTATCTCCTACAACACGCTCTCTCACGATCAATCAAAGAAAAATGCTTCTGACCGATACTGTGGGATTTATAGAAGACCTCCCGCACTGGATGGTGGATGCTTTCAGGTCAACGCTTGATGAGATCTTCCTGGCTGATATCATTCTTCTTGTGGTGGATATGAGTGATCCTGTGGACGTCATAAGGCAAAAACTGGTAGTCAGCCATGATATCTTCTGGAAAAGAACAGAGGGTGCTGTGATAGTTACTGCCCTCAACAAGACTGATCTGATTCCTGATGAAGATCTGCAGAAAAAACTGGAAGTGATCAGTTACCTTGCTCCTGCTCCGGTCATGATATCTGCAAGATCTGGAGAAGGGCTTGGCGAACTTAAACAGCTTCTATATGAAAACCTGCCTAAATGGGAACATTGCATGATATCCGTCCCGATGTCCGAAGAGGGGATGTCCATGGTATCATGGCTTTATGATGAAGGCATTGTGCACACTATCGAGTACGGGGATTCCATTCTCATGGAAATAGAAGCAAGGGATGAGATAATTCAAAAAGTAAAGCCATTCGCCATTTCTTATTAA